Proteins from a single region of Drosophila biarmipes strain raj3 chromosome 3R, RU_DBia_V1.1, whole genome shotgun sequence:
- the LOC108024251 gene encoding ribosomal protein S6 kinase delta-1, whose translation MSLNLGGWIHSFTVTDTQEHKGGYTIYKITSIVFPRSVPQALTCLVVWKRFHDVKRLHRELSRRHKSLQLPGKLPVPTDSSYFKRFDAAVIQRRKEYILQLLYFAAQHPALYKCATFTQFFQETPSPNGSPLKKLYVERSLRLQTAESGCSGGGGGGGSGTGTAAGAIADICDKLDLPYDHHDAGGITPLDPRCDKEQTNNEEPQAKETSNKMETKPEPKPDEAPAKRDYLRLLTPMASIESDDSDYIYEAALEFSHAVQAEVNLEYAEAHERYKHGVDLLLHGAKQDANEERRFIAKAKIAKYLARAEEIHANFLANDCPTKKLQFQLSLDTTDGGSVTHLECPWNQLARYKVLQVLQERVMQVQCVTKSQQPAAIMKGIEKPASHSLTQSIFLPQQVPYMVQLLAYFQSEQKIFLLLRQAEGGRLYDYLQSYTPTASKSFNYGELFPSDQEQQQEKEVEEKPLTADSEVGDLVRSSQQLLKSVTNTLSNLQAGVVTPKKQRADVNRIRSKPIPEQCLRQWACELAIAIHSLHGKGVILRDLHMANILLGAKGQLLLTYFYQNEGLSSDDNYVHKALSLEALANHFVAPERPLSFRSDWWSYGVVLYQLLLGVPYKVTHPGQLELYGCVQYPSESLEISDHAKDLLEQLLQLTPELRLDYDQLQAHAFFKGMDWQAVLEQGTVST comes from the exons ATGAGCCTCAACCTGGGAGGGTGGATCCACAGCTTCACCGTGACGGACACGCAGGAGCACAAGGGCGGCTACACCATCTACAAAATCACCTCGATC GTCTTCCCGAGGTCGGTACCCCAGGCTCTCACCTGCCTTGTGGTGTGGAAGCGATTCCACGATGTGAAGCGACTGCATCGCGAGCTCAGCCGGCGCCATAAGAGCCTTCAGCTGCCCGGCAAGTTGCCCGTGCCCACGGATAGCTCATATTTCAAGCGTTTCGATGCAGCGGTCATCCAGCGACGCAAGGAATACATACTGCAGTTGCTGTACTTCGCCGCCCAACATCCAGCTCTTTACAAGTGTGCCACCTTCACGCAGTTCTTCCAGGAGACTCCCTCGCCAAATGGTTCCCCGCTCAAAAAGCTCTATGTGGAGCGATCCTTGCGGCTGCAAACCGCGGAGAGTGGCTGCAGTGGAggcggaggtggaggtggatcGGGGACAGGAACGGCCGCTGGAGCCATTGCGGACATTTGCGATAAACTCGACTTGCCCTATGACCACCACGACGCGGGGGGCATTACGCCGCTAGATCCGCGCTGTGATAAGGAGCAGACGAACAACGAAGAACCCCAGGCCAAAGAAACTAGTAACAAAATGGAAACGAAACCGGAACCCAAGCCGGATGAGGCCCCTGCCAAGCGGGACTATTTGCGTCTTCTGACGCCCATGGCCTCCATCGAAAGCGACGACAGCGATTACATCTATGAAGCGGCCCTGGAGTTCAGCCACGCCGTCCAGGCAGAGGTCAATCTGGAGTACGCCGAGGCCCATGAACGTTATAAGCATGGTGTGGACCTGCTGCTCCATGGAGCCAAACAAGATGCCAACGAAGAGCGCAGATTCATAGCCAAGGCCAAGATAGCCAAGTATTTGGCCCGTGCCGAGGAGATTCACGCCAATTTTCTGGCCAACGACTGTCCCACAAAGAAGTTACAGTTCCAGCTCTCATTGGACACGACAGACGGCGGAAGTGTGACGCATTTGGAGTGCCCTTGGAACCAGTTGGCCCGCTACAAGGTGTTGCAAGTGCTCCAAGAGCGGGTGATGCAGGTGCAGTGTGTGACGAAATCCCAGCAGCCGGCGGCGATTATGAAGGGCATTGAGAAGCCAGCGAGTCACTCGCTCACCCAAAGCATCTTTCTGCCCCAACAGGTGCCTTACATGGTCCAGCTGCTGGCCTACTTTCAGTCGGAGCAGAAAATCTTCCTGCTGCTGCGACAGGCAGAGGGCGGCAGACTGTACGATTACCTGCAGAGTTACACGCCCACGGCCAGCAAGTCTTTCAATTATGGCGAGCTTTTTCCCTCGGatcaggagcagcagcaggagaagGAAGTGGAGGAGAAACCTCTTACCGCTGACAGCGAAGTCGGCGATTTGGTCCGCAGCTCCCAGCAGCTGTTGAAGTCTGTAACGAACACGCTGAGCAACCTGCAAGCTGGAGTCGTCACGCCCAAAAAACAAAGGGCGGATGTTAATCGCATTCGCAGCAAACCCATTCCGGAGCAGTGCCTGCGCCAGTGGGCCTGCGAGCTGGCTATCGCCATACACAGTCTACACGGCAAGGGCGTTATACTGCGAGATCTGCACATGGCCAACATATTGCTGGGCGCCAAGGGTCAGCTTCTGCTGACCTATTTCTACCAGAACGAGGGTCTCAGCTCGGACGACAACTACGTGCACAAGGCTCTGAGCTTGGAGGCATTGGCCAATCACTTTGTGGCCCCGGAGAGACCGCTGAGCTTCCGTTCAGACTGGTGGAGCTATGGCGTGGTGCTCTATCAGCTTCTGCTAGGTGTG CCCTACAAAGTTACTCATCCGGGGCAGCTGGAACTCTATGGTTGTGTCCAGTATCCCAGTGAGTCACTGGAGATCTCGGATCATGCCAAGGACCTGCTGGAGCAACTGCTGCAGCTGACTCCCGAGCTTCGCTTGGACTACGATCAATTACAGGCACATGCCTTCTTCAAAGGAATGGATTGGCAGGCCGTTTTGGAACAGGGAACTGTGTCCACGTGA